In Blastopirellula sp. J2-11, a single genomic region encodes these proteins:
- a CDS encoding DUF1559 domain-containing protein, with amino-acid sequence MATTNSIYRCRGRRRGGFTLVELLVVIAIIGVLIALLLPAVQQAREAARRMQCTNNLRQIGLACHNYHDTHRTFPPGRLVYDGKDSSGDSTKIVTGFLAMVLPFLEQGNLADIYYTEYGFDDPINQDAANRPVDIFQCPSTPGSDRTTPIYSGWNLGWSDDIADLPGLTSIATDYQGVRGMHFIKDDGAGSTVHEWQEYSGILTENAVSFKDITDGTSNTVLLFEMSGKPDRWTLGKRQPTSTSARFYQHGPWAGNNGVGIFNWQADATVNQCDDCDKYLNIDNMYSPYGFHPGIVVIVLADGSTRGIAETLEMQTFLDLCRKSDGNVLGEF; translated from the coding sequence TTGGCTACTACAAATTCTATCTATCGATGTCGCGGCCGACGTCGCGGTGGTTTTACTCTGGTCGAGCTGTTGGTCGTAATCGCGATCATCGGCGTCTTGATTGCACTGTTGTTGCCGGCCGTGCAGCAAGCACGCGAAGCAGCGCGACGGATGCAGTGCACCAACAACCTACGTCAGATCGGTTTGGCTTGTCACAATTATCATGACACGCACCGGACATTTCCGCCGGGACGCTTGGTCTATGATGGAAAAGATTCAAGCGGCGATAGTACAAAAATCGTGACTGGTTTTCTCGCGATGGTGCTCCCGTTTCTTGAACAAGGCAACTTGGCTGACATCTATTACACCGAGTATGGATTTGACGATCCGATCAATCAGGATGCGGCGAATCGTCCCGTCGACATTTTTCAATGCCCCTCGACGCCTGGCTCGGACCGCACGACGCCGATCTATAGCGGCTGGAATTTGGGTTGGTCGGATGATATCGCGGACCTACCGGGGTTGACCAGCATAGCGACCGATTATCAAGGAGTGCGAGGCATGCACTTTATTAAGGACGATGGTGCTGGCTCGACGGTGCATGAATGGCAAGAATATAGCGGGATCCTGACCGAGAACGCGGTCAGCTTCAAGGACATTACCGACGGAACTAGCAACACGGTCTTGCTGTTTGAGATGTCGGGCAAGCCTGACCGGTGGACGCTCGGGAAAAGGCAACCGACATCGACCAGCGCCCGGTTTTATCAACATGGTCCGTGGGCCGGCAACAACGGCGTCGGCATCTTCAATTGGCAAGCAGACGCGACGGTCAATCAATGCGATGATTGCGACAAATATTTGAATATTGACAATATGTATTCGCCCTACGGCTTTCATCCGGGCATCGTCGTGATTGTGCTGGCCGACGGTTCGACGCGGGGAATTGCCGAGACGCTGGAGATGCAAACCTTTTTGGATCTCTGTCGCAAATCGGACGGCAATGTGCTGGGCGAATTTTAG
- a CDS encoding DUF1559 domain-containing protein, with the protein MKQAARWSPIEIAALLFCFAAIASVLLPLAATARENARATNCKQRLGKLAGACLSFADVHAKSLPSNRRQPHVSWNALILPHMERQDLYDQYDLSAEWWETKNRTVGATYVAELTCPAAPHPQRMIPLLDPEGKEFTAAATDYVASAGAYLHHNKQEKLYRGALASPGRFYGASNVTTGHAVKLAEITDGLSQTALIVEMADKPNTWRAGKMFGEENSQYAAKPLVEGYSFGQWVGPNWNHLRSYDKQGLNQFGDCAVNCSNSGSIYGFHPDFANVAMADGSVCSVRAGLSQEVMVALVSIADGELITAADFTVAAP; encoded by the coding sequence ATGAAACAGGCAGCCCGCTGGTCGCCGATAGAAATCGCGGCCCTTTTGTTTTGTTTTGCGGCGATCGCCAGCGTGCTGTTGCCGTTGGCGGCGACGGCTCGCGAGAATGCGCGCGCGACCAACTGCAAGCAGCGGCTGGGGAAATTGGCTGGCGCCTGTTTGTCGTTCGCCGATGTTCACGCCAAAAGTCTCCCCAGCAATCGACGCCAACCGCATGTCAGTTGGAACGCATTGATCTTGCCGCACATGGAGCGGCAAGATTTGTACGACCAATATGATCTGAGCGCCGAGTGGTGGGAAACGAAGAACCGCACCGTCGGCGCGACCTATGTCGCCGAGTTGACCTGTCCGGCGGCGCCGCATCCCCAGCGCATGATCCCCCTGTTAGATCCCGAAGGAAAAGAGTTCACGGCGGCGGCGACCGACTATGTCGCGTCGGCCGGCGCGTACTTGCACCATAATAAGCAAGAGAAGCTGTATCGGGGGGCGCTGGCTTCCCCGGGCCGTTTTTATGGTGCTTCGAACGTGACGACTGGGCACGCCGTCAAGTTGGCGGAGATTACCGACGGTCTTTCGCAGACGGCGCTGATTGTCGAGATGGCCGATAAGCCGAATACGTGGCGCGCGGGGAAAATGTTTGGCGAAGAAAATTCGCAATACGCCGCAAAGCCGCTGGTTGAAGGTTATAGCTTTGGGCAGTGGGTCGGCCCCAACTGGAATCACCTCCGCTCCTATGACAAGCAAGGCTTGAATCAATTTGGCGATTGTGCGGTCAACTGTTCTAATAGCGGTTCGATTTATGGTTTTCATCCCGACTTTGCGAATGTGGCGATGGCCGATGGCAGCGTCTGCTCGGTGCGAGCCGGCCTGTCGCAAGAGGTGATGGTCGCCCTGGTCAGCATCGCCGATGGTGAGTTGATCACCGCCGCCGACTTTACCGTCGCCGCTCCCTAA